The following coding sequences lie in one Arachis hypogaea cultivar Tifrunner chromosome 4, arahy.Tifrunner.gnm2.J5K5, whole genome shotgun sequence genomic window:
- the LOC112796427 gene encoding kinesin-like protein KIN-13A, with amino-acid sequence MQQSNAAAAALYDGGGGPLHGAGNAATDAGDAVMARWLQSAGLQHLASPVASTGIDHRLVPNLLMQGYGAQSAEEKQRLFKLMRNLNFNGESGSEPYTPTAQILGGVPLSDGPYSPDFRGDFGAGLLDLHAMDDTELLSEEVIAESFEPSPLLPADTRAFQDDFNPVNSKQEQGEADFDASISLPMNELDNSTRENNVAKIKVVVRKRPLNKKELAKKEDDVVSVSDYAYLTVHEPKLKVDLTAYVEKHDFCFDAVFDENVTNDDVYRDTVQPIIPTIFERTKATCFAYGQTGSGKTYTMQPLPLRAAEDLVWQLHQPFYQNQKFKLWLSYFEIYGGKLFDLLGDRKKLLMREDGRQQVCIVGLQEFEVSDVQIVREFIEKGNAARSTGSTGANEESSRSHAILQLAIKKHKEVKESKRNNDKNEERNGKLVGKISFIDLAGSERGADTTDNDRQTRIEGAEINKSLLALKECIRALDNDQIHIPFRGSKLTEVLRDSFVGNSKTVMISCISPGAGSCEHTLNTLRYADRVKSLSKSGNPRKDQPPNPAPQANKEVSSTSTSSLPAGAGSENFYDQCQVKPMDIGRKFIEKESSLYISAADVDKQLLVNEREEKGLGSASMDKERFEVKNSCNGSTSQSMNSYSQNDTDERMKKVSSPYRRRPNDTERPANCMKRDSHGSDMFTTNSYQQSIGNYNSIATGSRLYEAESSPNNNISEILEEEEALIAAHRKEIEDTMEIVREEMKLLAEVDKPGSLIDNYVTQLSYVLSRKAASLVGLQARLARFQHRLKEQEILSRKRLPRQ; translated from the exons ATGCAGCAGAGCAATGCTGCAGCCGCCGCTCTTTATGACGGCGGCGGTGGCCCTCTGCACGGCGCGGGGAATGCAGCCACTGATGCCGGCGATGCGGTCATGGCGCGGTGGCTGCAATCTGCCGGGTTGCAGCATCTGGCCTCTCCCGTGGCTTCCACTGGCATCGATCATCGCCTCGTTCCGAACCTTCTCATGCAG GGTTACGGAGCGCAGTCTGCTGAAGAGAAGCAGAGGCTCTTTAAGTTAATGAGAAACCTCAATTTTAACGGGGAATCTGGTTCAGAGCCATATACACCCACTGCCCAAATTTTAGGTGGAGTACCTTTGTCAGATGGGCCTTACTCTCCTGACTTCAGGGGGGATTTTGGAGCTGGCCTTTTGGATCTTCATGCTATGGATGATACAGAGCTTTTGTCTGAG GAAGTTATAGCAGAATCTTTTGAGCCATCACCATTATTGCCTGCAGATACTAGAGCGTTTCAAGATGATTTCAATCCAGTTAACAGCAAACAGGAACAAGGAGAAGCAGATTTTGACGCATCAATTTCTTTGCCTATGAATGAATTAGATAATAGTACAAGGGAAAATAATGTTGCAAAGATTAAAGTTGTG GTGCGCAAAAGACCTTTAAACAAGAAGGAGCTTGCCAAGAAGGAGGATGATGTTGTATCTGTATCTGATTATGCATATTTGACGGTTCATGAACCCAAACTAAAG GTTGATTTGACAGCTTACGTGGAGAAACACGATTTTtgttttgatgctgtttttgatgAGAATGTTACCAATGATGAC GTATATCGAGATACAGTACAACCAATTATTCCTACAATTTTTGAGCGAACCAAAGCTACCTGTTTTGCTTATGGTCAAACAG GAAGTGGCAAAACGTACACAATGCAGCCATTACCACTCAGAGCTGCCGAAGACCTTGTTTGGCAGCTGCATCAGCCATTTTACCAAAATCAGAAATTCAAACTGTGGCTTAGTTACTTTGAGATATATGGTGGAAAACTTTTTGATCTTCTTGGTGACCGAAA GAAACTTTTAATGAGGGAGGATGGAAGGCAGCAAGTTTGCATTGTAGGACTgcaagaatttgaagtttctgATGTACAAATTGTCAGAGAATTCATTGAGAAAGGGAATGCTGCAAGAAGTACAGGATCCACTGGTGCTAATGAGGAGTCCTCTAGGTCACATGCTATCTTACAACTGGCTATAAAGAAGCACAAGGAGGTGAAAGAGAGCAAGCGGAACAACGataagaatgaagaaagaaatggGAAGCTTGTGGGGAAGATTTCTTTCATCGATCTTGCTGGAAGTGAAAGAGGTGCTGACACTACTGACAATGATCGTCAGACACG AATCGAAGGAGCAGAAATCAATAAAAGCCTTTTGGCTTTGAAAGAATGCATTCGTGCTCTTGACAATGATCAGATCCACATTCCATTTCGAGGAAGTAAACTTACTGAGGTGCTTCGGGATTCCTTTGTGGGCAACTCAAAGACTGTTATGATCTCCTGTATATCCCCAGGTGCGGGATCTTGCGAACACACGCTTAACACCTTAAGATATGCAGATAG GGTTAAAAGTCTATCAAAAAGTGGAAATCCCAGAAAAGACCAGCCCCCAAATCCAGCACCACAGGCTAATAAGGAGGTTTCATCTACATCTACATCATCCCTTCCAGCTGGTGCTGGTTCGGAAAATTTTTATGATCAATGTCAAGTGAAACCAATGGATATTGGCAGGAAATTTATTGAAAAGGAAAGTTCTTTGTACATCTCTGCCGCTGATGTTGACAAACAGCTCCTTGTCAATGAACGAGAGGAAAAAGGCTTAGGTTCTGCTTCAATGGACAAGGAGAGGTTTGAAGTGAAGAACTCGTGCAATGGTTCTACCAGTCAAAGTATGAACTCTTATTCACAAAATGATACTGATGAGAGAATGAAAAAGGTTTCCTCGCCATATAGAAGAAGGCCTAATGATACTGAAAGGCCTGCAAACTGCATGAAAAGGGATTCCCATGGTTCTGACATGTTCACCACTAACTCCTACCAGCAGAGCATAGGGAACTATAACTCAATTGCCACTGGATCCAGGCTCTATGAAGCAGAATCCTCTCCTAATAATAATATCAGTGAGATACTTGAG GAGGAAGAAGCACTAATTGCTGCTCATAGAAAAGAAATTGAGGACACTATGGAAATTGTTCGTGAA GAAATGAAACTATTGGCAGAAGTGGATAAGCCAGGAAGCCTTATTGACAACTATGTAACCCAACTGAGCTATGTGCTTT